The proteins below come from a single Isoptericola dokdonensis DS-3 genomic window:
- a CDS encoding LuxR family transcriptional regulator, protein MSATTPTLPSGPSALDRGLRLTARGPAPDAWASLVVARDAPSATPAESLTAALAAADVAWAAGDHPGCVAAVEAALHVVGDEPGFLADHLTGMLALLAERRRDAVGPLRRAVTTGLASTSPQVLVRCSGTALLLGDVRAAARAAALALAVSRAHQDAGTAVRAVEQLAYAELRAGHHALAREHATAGLRAARRSSLLNATAHHHAVLALVASVQDTAATTRRHAAAATTIARRHGLAQPVTLAQWALARVELRQGDAGAAADRLRTLLDGAGGGAHFALRGLVLPTWVEAAVAAGAAQDARGLLPELERWAEQAADPQTPALVLRSRALLAATDEAHDLFERAHAAHRDAEGDFERARTLLLHGRWLRGRRRPADARDRLRTALTLFDRCGAPPWAAAARAELRSAGAARADDPVGAGPGALGALTPHQQRIARLVAAGGTNREIAARLSVSVRTVDCHLRNVFVALGVRSRVELARLVPAEDA, encoded by the coding sequence ATGTCCGCGACGACGCCGACCCTGCCCTCGGGCCCCTCCGCCCTGGACCGTGGGCTGCGACTGACCGCCCGTGGCCCGGCGCCCGACGCGTGGGCGAGCCTCGTCGTGGCGCGGGACGCACCGTCGGCGACGCCCGCCGAGTCCCTCACCGCTGCCCTCGCGGCCGCGGACGTCGCGTGGGCGGCCGGCGACCATCCCGGCTGCGTGGCGGCCGTGGAGGCGGCGCTGCACGTCGTGGGCGACGAGCCCGGGTTCCTCGCCGACCACCTGACCGGCATGCTGGCGCTGCTCGCCGAGCGCCGCCGGGACGCGGTGGGGCCGCTGCGCCGGGCGGTGACCACGGGGCTGGCCAGCACGAGCCCGCAGGTGCTGGTGCGGTGCTCCGGCACCGCGCTGCTGCTGGGCGACGTCCGGGCGGCGGCCCGGGCCGCCGCCCTCGCCCTCGCCGTGAGCCGCGCGCACCAGGACGCCGGCACGGCGGTCCGCGCGGTCGAGCAGCTCGCCTACGCCGAGCTGCGCGCCGGGCACCACGCGCTCGCGCGCGAGCACGCCACCGCCGGTCTGCGCGCGGCCCGGCGGTCCAGCCTGCTCAACGCGACGGCGCACCACCACGCCGTGCTGGCGCTGGTGGCGTCCGTCCAGGACACCGCCGCGACGACACGCCGCCACGCGGCGGCCGCGACGACGATCGCCCGGCGGCACGGCCTGGCCCAGCCGGTGACGCTGGCGCAGTGGGCGCTGGCGCGGGTCGAGCTGCGCCAGGGGGACGCCGGTGCCGCGGCCGACCGGCTGCGGACGCTGCTGGACGGGGCGGGCGGCGGCGCGCACTTCGCGCTGCGGGGGCTCGTCCTGCCGACCTGGGTCGAGGCCGCGGTCGCGGCGGGTGCCGCGCAGGACGCCCGCGGGCTGCTGCCGGAGCTGGAGCGCTGGGCGGAGCAGGCCGCCGACCCGCAGACGCCCGCGCTCGTGCTGCGGTCGCGCGCCCTGCTCGCCGCGACCGACGAGGCTCACGACCTCTTCGAGCGGGCGCACGCCGCCCACCGGGACGCCGAGGGCGACTTCGAGCGCGCCCGGACCCTGCTGCTGCACGGCCGGTGGCTGCGTGGGCGGCGCCGCCCGGCGGACGCGCGCGACCGGCTCCGGACGGCGCTGACGCTCTTCGACCGGTGCGGGGCACCACCGTGGGCCGCTGCCGCTCGCGCCGAGCTCCGGTCGGCCGGGGCGGCGCGCGCCGACGACCCGGTCGGCGCCGGCCCGGGCGCGCTGGGGGCGCTGACACCGCACCAGCAGCGCATCGCCCGGCTCGTGGCCGCCGGGGGTACCAACCGCGAGATCGCCGCTCGCCTGTCGGTCAGCGTGCGCACCGTGGACTGCCACCTGCGCAACGTCTTCGTGGCGCTCGGCGTGCGGTCCCGGGTCGAGCTGGCGCGCCTGGTCCCCGCCGAGGACGCCTAG
- a CDS encoding pectinesterase family protein: MPCRRTAASATLTALLAVGALAATTGPAQAGDRHHPHRPHDHDRIVVAADGSGDATTVQEAVDLAPTGSAERVEILLRPGVYHGRVDVDAARTNLTFVGATGDPADVVITDDRAAGTPKPDGGTWGTSGSATITISGDGFQARSVTFENAFDEAAHPEITNRQAVAVKTRADRVVFDDVRFLGNQDTLYLDTPSVDVPARVYVRDSYVEGDVDFVFGRATAVIEDSTIKGLSRDSTPNGYVFAPSTSKGFAHGFLVVDSRLTTNAADGSYFLARPWHPSSAPDNDPRLVVRDSWLGKHLAVDDPWTTMSGYDWLPGSNAEHRNVGPGARVTADRPQLTRAQARDHEVADYLAGDDGWAPHRDHRCR; encoded by the coding sequence ATGCCTTGCCGACGCACCGCCGCGTCCGCGACCCTCACCGCCCTGCTCGCCGTCGGGGCGCTGGCCGCCACCACGGGACCCGCGCAGGCCGGCGACCGCCATCACCCCCACCGGCCCCACGACCACGACCGCATCGTCGTGGCCGCCGACGGCAGCGGTGACGCGACGACCGTCCAGGAAGCGGTCGACCTCGCCCCGACCGGATCGGCGGAGCGGGTCGAGATCCTCCTCCGCCCGGGCGTCTACCACGGTCGGGTGGACGTGGACGCCGCCCGCACGAACCTGACGTTCGTCGGGGCGACCGGCGACCCGGCGGACGTCGTCATCACCGACGACCGCGCCGCGGGCACCCCGAAGCCCGACGGCGGCACGTGGGGCACGTCCGGCTCGGCGACGATCACGATCTCCGGCGACGGCTTCCAGGCACGGTCGGTCACCTTCGAGAACGCCTTCGACGAGGCCGCCCACCCGGAGATCACCAACCGCCAGGCCGTCGCGGTCAAGACCCGGGCCGACCGCGTCGTCTTCGACGACGTCCGGTTCCTCGGCAACCAGGACACCCTCTACCTCGACACCCCGAGCGTGGACGTCCCGGCGCGCGTCTACGTGCGCGACAGCTACGTCGAGGGCGACGTGGACTTCGTCTTCGGCCGGGCGACCGCCGTCATCGAGGACTCCACGATCAAGGGGCTCAGCCGCGACAGCACCCCGAACGGCTACGTGTTCGCGCCGAGCACGTCGAAGGGGTTCGCCCACGGCTTCCTGGTCGTGGACTCCCGGCTGACGACGAACGCCGCGGACGGCTCGTACTTCCTGGCCCGCCCGTGGCACCCGAGCAGCGCCCCCGACAACGACCCGCGCCTGGTGGTGCGGGACTCGTGGCTCGGCAAGCACCTCGCCGTCGACGACCCGTGGACCACCATGTCCGGCTACGACTGGCTCCCGGGCAGCAACGCCGAGCACCGCAACGTCGGCCCGGGCGCCCGGGTGACGGCCGACCGCCCGCAGCTCACGCGGGCCCAGGCGCGCGACCACGAGGTGGCCGACTACCTGGCCGGTGACGACGGCTGGGCGCCGCACCGCGACCACCGCTGCCGCTGA
- a CDS encoding YitT family protein — protein MSTARPATDPADRPLAVKHTVAEDVLGILTGTFVISLGLFLLGSVSAVTGGTAGLSLLVSYVLPMPFAVLFAVVNLPFFLLAIRMKGWDFTVRTGLSIALVSGFSTLHPAMLGNIEIEPVYGVVAGNVLAGVGLLILFRHRASLGGFNIVALVAQDRLGWRAGYVQMGLDTAVVLSALAVVAPGTVLVSALGAVVLNVILAMNHRPGRYTGY, from the coding sequence ATGAGCACCGCACGCCCCGCCACCGACCCCGCGGACCGACCGCTCGCCGTCAAGCACACCGTGGCCGAGGACGTGCTCGGCATCCTCACGGGGACGTTCGTCATCTCCCTCGGCCTGTTCCTGCTCGGGTCGGTCTCCGCCGTCACCGGCGGCACCGCGGGCCTGTCGCTGCTCGTCAGCTACGTGCTGCCGATGCCCTTCGCGGTCCTGTTCGCGGTCGTCAACCTGCCGTTCTTCCTCCTGGCGATCCGCATGAAGGGCTGGGACTTCACGGTGCGCACGGGGCTGTCGATCGCGCTCGTGTCGGGCTTCAGCACGTTGCACCCCGCGATGCTCGGGAACATCGAGATCGAGCCCGTCTACGGCGTCGTCGCCGGCAACGTCCTGGCGGGCGTCGGGCTCCTCATCCTGTTCCGCCACCGGGCCAGCCTCGGCGGGTTCAACATCGTCGCCCTCGTCGCGCAGGACCGCCTCGGCTGGCGGGCGGGTTACGTGCAGATGGGCCTGGACACCGCCGTCGTGCTCTCGGCGCTCGCGGTCGTGGCTCCCGGCACCGTCCTGGTGTCCGCGCTCGGCGCGGTCGTCCTCAACGTCATCCTCGCGATGAACCATCGCCCCGGGCGGTACACGGGCTACTGA
- a CDS encoding beta-glucosidase, giving the protein MNERSAGIGQVASEDQLAQGRVQLRSDDTWIPDGLGEVSRRAAAEGIVLLKNEGGVLPLAESAPIAVFGRVQVDWFAVGYGSGGDVRPPYSWNLLDALRADPAVQVDEALAARYEEWSAAHAVEAEPEWGTWPRSHPEMPLTEAEIAEVAARSGLAVVVVGRAAGEAREQALEPGSFYLTDDERTLLARVGAAFDRTVVVVDTGNVIDLAWTRDEALDAVVLAWQGGMESGRAVVDVLTGAVPAGGRLTSTIATRYEDYPTHENFGAEEYNEYVEDVYVGYRWFETFAPQTVLYPFGFGLSYTSLDVRDVAVAADGDTVTVTAEVANTGDHDGTEVVQVYVRAPHGLLGRPARHLAGFAKTGRLRPGATERVEVTFDLTDVAAYDDAGVTGHRSAYVLEAGAYEVLVGADVRAAHPVGAVEVPELRVVRTLREVAAPRPEHAFERVVARPGEDGRAVQGVEKVPTATVARRDRVLAGLPEPLERTGDVEIVLADVAAGRATLDAFVAQLDDDELEALTRGDFTMDSPLGEAGNAGALGGTIAALRAKGVAPLTTTDGPAGIRLAVHTALLPCGTALASTWNPDLVRELNALLGAEMAAKGSDVLLAPGMNIQRDPLCGRNFEYFSEDPLVTGVMAAATVDGIQGAGLAACPKHFAANNQETNREHNDSRVSERALREIYLRGFEICVTRAEPRTIMTSYNKVNGVWAHYHHDLVTTVLRDEWGYTGTVMTDWWMRPATDPDFPALTNDAYRVRAQVDVHMPGAWNRDDRHGDGSLLTSLHAADGITLGELQRTARNVLRLVLSSPRLAS; this is encoded by the coding sequence GTGAACGAGCGCAGTGCAGGAATCGGTCAGGTCGCCAGCGAGGACCAGCTCGCCCAGGGGCGCGTGCAGCTGAGGTCCGACGACACGTGGATCCCCGACGGTCTCGGCGAGGTCTCCCGGCGGGCGGCGGCCGAGGGCATCGTGCTGCTGAAGAACGAGGGTGGGGTCCTGCCGCTCGCTGAGAGCGCTCCCATCGCGGTGTTCGGGCGCGTGCAGGTCGACTGGTTCGCCGTCGGGTACGGATCCGGCGGCGACGTCCGCCCGCCCTACTCCTGGAACCTGCTCGACGCGCTGCGCGCCGACCCGGCCGTCCAGGTCGACGAGGCTCTCGCCGCACGCTACGAGGAGTGGAGCGCCGCGCACGCGGTGGAGGCGGAGCCCGAGTGGGGCACCTGGCCGCGCTCGCACCCGGAGATGCCGCTGACCGAGGCGGAGATCGCCGAGGTCGCCGCGCGCTCCGGGCTGGCCGTCGTCGTCGTCGGCCGTGCCGCGGGGGAGGCCCGCGAGCAGGCGCTCGAGCCGGGCAGCTTCTACCTCACCGACGACGAGCGGACCCTGCTCGCCCGCGTCGGCGCGGCCTTCGACCGGACGGTCGTCGTCGTGGACACCGGCAACGTGATCGACCTCGCCTGGACCCGCGACGAGGCGCTGGACGCCGTCGTGCTCGCCTGGCAGGGCGGGATGGAGTCCGGGCGGGCCGTCGTCGACGTCCTCACCGGCGCGGTGCCCGCGGGCGGCCGCCTGACGTCCACGATCGCGACCCGTTACGAGGACTACCCCACGCACGAGAACTTCGGTGCCGAGGAGTACAACGAGTACGTCGAGGACGTCTACGTCGGCTACCGGTGGTTCGAGACGTTCGCCCCGCAGACGGTGCTCTACCCGTTCGGGTTCGGGCTGTCGTACACGAGCCTCGACGTCCGGGACGTGGCCGTCGCCGCCGACGGGGACACCGTCACCGTGACCGCAGAGGTCGCCAACACCGGCGACCACGACGGCACCGAGGTCGTCCAGGTCTACGTCCGGGCCCCCCACGGGCTGCTCGGGCGTCCCGCCCGGCACCTCGCCGGGTTCGCCAAGACCGGCCGGCTGCGCCCCGGCGCCACCGAGCGCGTCGAGGTCACCTTCGACCTCACCGACGTCGCCGCCTACGACGACGCAGGGGTCACCGGGCACCGGTCGGCCTACGTCCTCGAGGCGGGCGCCTACGAGGTGCTCGTCGGCGCCGACGTCCGGGCCGCGCACCCGGTGGGTGCCGTCGAGGTGCCGGAGCTGCGGGTCGTGCGCACCCTGCGCGAGGTCGCGGCCCCGCGGCCGGAGCACGCCTTCGAGCGTGTCGTGGCGCGCCCGGGCGAGGACGGCCGTGCCGTGCAGGGCGTCGAGAAGGTCCCCACCGCGACGGTGGCGCGGCGCGACCGGGTCCTGGCGGGGCTGCCGGAGCCGCTGGAGCGCACGGGCGACGTCGAGATCGTGCTGGCGGACGTGGCCGCGGGCCGGGCCACGCTGGACGCGTTCGTCGCCCAGCTCGACGACGACGAGCTCGAGGCGCTGACGCGCGGCGACTTCACGATGGACTCGCCGCTGGGGGAGGCCGGCAACGCCGGTGCGCTGGGCGGCACGATCGCCGCGCTGCGGGCCAAGGGCGTGGCCCCGCTGACCACCACGGACGGGCCCGCCGGCATCCGGCTCGCCGTGCACACGGCGCTGCTGCCCTGCGGCACGGCACTGGCCTCGACGTGGAACCCGGACCTGGTGCGCGAGCTCAACGCCCTCCTGGGTGCCGAGATGGCCGCCAAGGGGTCCGACGTCCTGCTCGCGCCGGGCATGAACATCCAGCGCGACCCGCTGTGCGGCCGCAACTTCGAGTACTTCTCGGAGGACCCGCTCGTCACGGGCGTCATGGCGGCGGCCACCGTGGACGGCATCCAGGGTGCCGGGCTGGCTGCGTGCCCCAAGCACTTCGCGGCGAACAACCAGGAGACCAACCGCGAGCACAACGACTCCCGCGTCTCCGAGCGGGCGCTGCGCGAGATCTACCTGCGGGGCTTCGAGATCTGCGTGACGCGCGCCGAGCCGCGCACGATCATGACCTCGTACAACAAGGTCAACGGCGTCTGGGCGCACTACCACCACGACCTCGTGACCACCGTGCTGCGCGACGAGTGGGGCTACACCGGCACCGTCATGACCGACTGGTGGATGCGCCCCGCCACGGACCCCGACTTCCCGGCGCTGACCAACGACGCCTACCGCGTGCGCGCCCAGGTGGACGTCCACATGCCCGGCGCGTGGAACCGCGACGACCGCCACGGCGACGGCTCGCTGCTGACGTCCCTGCACGCCGCGGACGGCATCACGCTCGGCGAGCTCCAGCGCACTGCCCGCAACGTGCTCCGCCTCGTGCTGTCGAGCCCCCGGCTCGCTTCCTGA
- a CDS encoding MarR family winged helix-turn-helix transcriptional regulator: protein MPDSGASRALDPLLCFAVYSLERRITRLYAELLAPWRLSYLQYVVVTALGGNAGAGLTVGELGRVLDLDSGTLSPLLKRLEARDVVRRDRSAGDERVVVVTLTDAGRALHDELGDVQRCLAERMPPDPQGAAELRERLRAANDFLARHAEPGVTGRREEPAR from the coding sequence GTGCCCGACTCCGGCGCCTCCCGCGCGCTCGACCCGCTGCTGTGCTTCGCCGTCTACTCCCTGGAGCGGCGGATCACGCGGCTGTACGCCGAGCTCCTTGCTCCCTGGAGGCTGAGCTACCTGCAGTACGTCGTGGTGACGGCGCTCGGCGGCAACGCCGGCGCTGGTCTGACGGTGGGGGAGCTCGGCCGGGTCCTCGACCTCGACTCGGGCACGCTGTCACCGCTGCTCAAGCGGCTCGAGGCACGCGACGTCGTCCGACGGGACCGGTCGGCCGGCGACGAGCGGGTGGTCGTCGTCACCCTCACCGACGCCGGCCGGGCCCTGCACGACGAGCTGGGCGACGTCCAGCGGTGCCTCGCAGAGCGCATGCCGCCCGACCCGCAGGGCGCAGCGGAGCTGCGCGAGCGGCTCCGGGCGGCGAACGACTTCCTGGCACGTCACGCCGAACCCGGCGTGACCGGACGACGAGAGGAACCAGCACGATGA
- a CDS encoding hemolysin family protein: protein MSNPWFVLGATAALIALSAFFVIIEFALLGARRHRLEEAAPTSRGARAALRSTNELTTMLAGAQLGITVCTFALGAVTKPAVDAWLTPVLEATGLPAWVADVLSFALALLVVTFLHLVVGEMAPKSWAIAHPERAAVLVAPAARWYVLPFRPLLAFANHVANRLVRRAGVEPVESAAVGGQDAATIRHLVEHSAQVGVLDASVRSPLAGAIDLTTRTVGSFVPPGAVPTAVPATATVADVQDAARSTGHLRILVATDDPGRPRVVHVRDTLLEPPGRAAADLARPVHAVTAEQPVHEALAGMRRASEQLAVVVDGSAVVGVVTLRDVLGQVVPRSA, encoded by the coding sequence ATGAGCAACCCGTGGTTCGTGCTGGGCGCCACCGCGGCGCTCATCGCCCTCAGCGCCTTCTTCGTCATCATCGAGTTCGCCCTGCTGGGTGCACGCCGCCACCGCCTGGAGGAGGCGGCGCCCACCAGCCGGGGCGCCCGCGCCGCACTGCGCTCCACGAACGAGCTGACGACCATGCTCGCCGGGGCCCAGCTCGGGATCACCGTGTGCACCTTCGCGCTCGGTGCCGTCACCAAGCCCGCGGTCGACGCCTGGCTCACGCCCGTGCTGGAGGCCACCGGCCTGCCGGCCTGGGTCGCCGACGTCCTGTCGTTCGCCCTCGCGCTGCTGGTCGTGACCTTCCTGCACCTCGTCGTGGGCGAGATGGCCCCCAAGTCCTGGGCGATCGCGCACCCCGAGCGGGCCGCCGTCCTCGTGGCGCCCGCGGCGCGCTGGTACGTACTGCCCTTCCGGCCGCTACTCGCGTTCGCCAACCACGTCGCCAACCGGCTCGTGCGGCGGGCGGGCGTCGAACCGGTCGAGAGCGCCGCCGTCGGCGGCCAGGACGCCGCGACGATCCGGCACCTCGTGGAGCACTCCGCGCAGGTCGGTGTGCTCGACGCCAGCGTCCGCTCGCCCCTGGCCGGCGCGATCGACCTCACGACCCGCACCGTCGGGTCGTTCGTCCCGCCCGGTGCCGTCCCGACCGCGGTGCCGGCGACGGCGACCGTCGCCGACGTGCAGGACGCCGCACGGTCCACGGGGCACCTGCGGATCCTCGTCGCCACCGACGACCCCGGTCGTCCGCGCGTCGTGCACGTCCGCGACACGCTCCTGGAACCGCCGGGCCGCGCCGCCGCCGACCTGGCCCGGCCCGTCCACGCCGTCACCGCGGAGCAGCCGGTGCACGAGGCCCTCGCGGGCATGCGGCGCGCCAGCGAGCAGCTCGCCGTCGTCGTGGACGGCTCGGCCGTCGTGGGCGTGGTCACGCTGCGCGACGTCCTCGGCCAGGTGGTGCCCCGCTCCGCCTGA
- the thiD gene encoding bifunctional hydroxymethylpyrimidine kinase/phosphomethylpyrimidine kinase, with the protein MTLLPRPRPAVPRVLAVAGSDPSGGAGIQADLKSVAAAGGYGMAALTALTAQSTHGVTGVHVPPPEFLALQLSTLTADVTVDAVKIGMLATADVADVVADWLGALGDTRPPVVLDPVMVATSGDRLLDRRAEDAVRALLTQADVVTPNLPELATLLGAPVAADWATALDQATALAARHRVLVVAKGGHLDGPLAPDALVGPGGVLVELTAPRVVTTAGHGTGCSLSSGLATRYAAGGDWAAALAATKEWLTAALRAGPGLDVGSGRGPVDHLVHLRPVPVPPTGVSSEVSTAPGR; encoded by the coding sequence ATGACCCTCCTGCCCCGCCCCCGCCCCGCCGTGCCCCGCGTCCTGGCCGTCGCGGGCTCCGACCCCTCGGGAGGCGCCGGGATCCAGGCCGACCTCAAGTCCGTGGCCGCGGCCGGCGGCTACGGGATGGCCGCGCTCACCGCCCTCACGGCACAGAGCACCCACGGCGTCACGGGGGTGCACGTCCCGCCCCCGGAGTTCCTCGCGCTCCAGCTCTCCACCCTCACCGCCGACGTCACCGTCGACGCGGTGAAGATCGGGATGCTCGCCACCGCCGACGTCGCCGACGTCGTGGCGGACTGGCTCGGCGCGCTGGGCGACACGCGTCCGCCGGTCGTGCTCGACCCGGTCATGGTCGCCACCTCCGGCGACCGGCTCCTCGACCGCCGCGCCGAGGACGCCGTCCGTGCCCTGCTCACCCAGGCCGACGTCGTCACGCCCAACCTGCCCGAGCTGGCCACCCTGCTCGGCGCGCCCGTCGCCGCCGACTGGGCCACCGCGCTCGACCAGGCGACGGCGCTGGCCGCCCGTCATCGCGTGCTCGTCGTCGCCAAGGGCGGCCACCTCGACGGCCCGCTCGCCCCCGACGCGCTCGTCGGACCCGGGGGAGTCCTCGTCGAGCTCACCGCCCCCCGCGTCGTCACCACCGCCGGGCACGGCACCGGCTGCTCGCTGTCCAGCGGGCTCGCCACCCGGTACGCCGCCGGGGGCGACTGGGCGGCGGCGCTCGCGGCGACCAAGGAGTGGCTGACGGCCGCCCTGCGCGCCGGGCCGGGCCTGGACGTCGGGTCGGGCCGCGGGCCGGTCGACCACCTCGTGCACCTGCGGCCCGTCCCGGTGCCGCCGACGGGGGTGTCGAGCGAGGTGTCGACGGCGCCGGGGCGGTAG
- a CDS encoding hemolysin family protein — protein MLTTWLSLLAGIVAIGAIIAANGYFVAQEFAYMSVDRSRLGARAAAGDAAAGRALAVTRRTSFMLSGAQLGITVTGLLVGYVAEPLVGDSLGELLGVVGVPTGVSVAVGTVLALAASTIVQMIFGELFPKNLAIAAPEPLALRLARSTQVYLAAFGWLITVFDRSANALLRLVRIEPVHDVDSSATADDLEHIVADARDSGDLPADLSIVLDRILDFPSRDVEHAMVPRSRVDVVAPDLTVGEVRALMAVAHTRYPVVGADDEPLGVVHLLDVLAAPDDDAPVTTVARTPVVVPTLMALPDALGALESAGQELACVIDEYGGFVGILTVEDLSEEVVGEITDEHDAAEPQDVVADGPGAWLAAGDAHLDEVERSIGHELPRGDFETLAGLLIAAAGGLPATDDVVDVDLPVDPADLALEEPPRRVLRAHVLDVARRVPSRVRLLVAEAPSPGADDPRTDLEGDRS, from the coding sequence GTGCTGACGACCTGGCTGTCCCTCCTCGCGGGAATCGTGGCCATCGGCGCGATCATCGCGGCGAACGGCTACTTCGTGGCCCAGGAGTTCGCCTACATGTCCGTGGACCGGTCGCGCCTCGGGGCACGGGCCGCCGCCGGTGACGCCGCGGCGGGCCGCGCGCTCGCCGTGACCCGGCGGACCTCCTTCATGCTGTCCGGCGCGCAGCTCGGCATCACCGTCACCGGCCTGCTGGTCGGCTACGTCGCCGAACCGCTGGTGGGTGACTCGCTCGGTGAGCTGCTCGGCGTCGTCGGCGTGCCGACCGGCGTCAGCGTGGCCGTCGGCACGGTCCTCGCCCTCGCCGCCTCGACGATCGTGCAGATGATCTTCGGCGAGCTGTTCCCCAAGAACCTCGCCATCGCGGCGCCGGAGCCGCTCGCGCTCCGCCTCGCCCGGTCCACCCAGGTCTACCTCGCGGCCTTCGGCTGGCTCATCACCGTCTTCGACCGGTCCGCGAACGCGCTGCTGCGCCTCGTGCGCATCGAGCCCGTCCACGACGTCGACTCCAGCGCCACCGCGGACGACCTCGAGCACATCGTCGCCGACGCCCGGGACAGCGGAGACCTGCCGGCCGACCTGTCGATCGTGCTCGACCGCATCCTCGACTTCCCGAGCCGGGACGTCGAGCACGCGATGGTGCCGCGCTCGCGCGTGGACGTCGTGGCCCCGGACCTCACCGTCGGTGAGGTCCGCGCCCTCATGGCGGTCGCCCACACCCGGTACCCGGTGGTGGGCGCCGACGACGAGCCCCTCGGCGTCGTCCACCTCCTCGACGTGCTCGCCGCCCCCGACGACGACGCCCCGGTGACCACCGTCGCGCGCACGCCCGTCGTCGTCCCGACCCTCATGGCGCTGCCCGACGCGCTCGGCGCGCTCGAGTCGGCCGGCCAGGAGCTGGCCTGCGTGATCGACGAGTACGGGGGGTTCGTCGGCATCCTCACGGTCGAGGACCTCTCCGAGGAGGTCGTCGGCGAGATCACCGACGAGCACGACGCCGCCGAGCCGCAGGACGTGGTGGCGGACGGTCCGGGAGCCTGGCTCGCGGCCGGGGACGCCCACCTCGACGAGGTCGAGCGGTCGATCGGCCACGAGCTGCCCCGCGGCGACTTCGAGACCCTGGCCGGCCTGCTCATCGCCGCCGCGGGCGGGCTGCCGGCGACCGACGACGTCGTCGACGTCGACCTGCCCGTCGACCCGGCCGACCTCGCGCTGGAGGAGCCGCCCCGCCGGGTCCTGCGCGCCCACGTGCTCGACGTCGCCCGCCGCGTGCCCTCCCGGGTCCGGCTCCTGGTCGCCGAGGCGCCGTCCCCCGGCGCGGACGACCCGCGCACGGACCTCGAAGGAGACCGGTCATGA
- a CDS encoding organic hydroperoxide resistance protein: protein MIQTIGYTAEALSTGAGRDGHVRSDDGRVDLEMAPPKGLGGSGEGSNPEQLFAAGYAACFHSALQAVARQQKVAVADTSVGARVHIGSNGEGGFELAVELEVVVPDVPREQAQALADAAEQVCPYSNATRGNIDVTVTVVEG, encoded by the coding sequence ATGATCCAGACCATCGGGTACACCGCCGAGGCCCTGTCCACCGGCGCCGGCCGGGACGGGCACGTCCGTTCCGACGACGGGCGCGTCGACCTCGAGATGGCCCCGCCGAAGGGCCTCGGCGGGTCGGGGGAGGGTTCCAACCCGGAGCAGCTCTTCGCCGCCGGCTACGCCGCCTGCTTCCACTCCGCGCTCCAGGCGGTGGCCCGGCAGCAGAAGGTCGCGGTCGCCGACACCTCCGTGGGCGCCCGCGTCCACATCGGGTCGAACGGCGAGGGCGGCTTCGAGCTGGCGGTGGAGCTGGAGGTCGTCGTGCCCGACGTGCCGCGCGAGCAGGCCCAGGCGCTGGCGGACGCCGCCGAGCAGGTCTGCCCGTACTCGAACGCCACCCGCGGCAACATCGACGTGACGGTCACCGTCGTCGAGGGCTGA
- a CDS encoding PucR family transcriptional regulator, whose product MPSAPTVLPRPDRAAPVPAGRPAAPALPGPVRRPGHPDRSRHQLVGHLLDGTCRTGDVPWIAARLGLPVHGRYTVVALAGGSAAARIAARTLVEGPAHWHTTASGAYGIVGGTAPLRPDPLPPGVRLGVGLGARGLARVAQDRRRADLALAVGGAGVVRLGEHLPAALVAGDHELGTLLALRVLGPVLATGDEAEVLLRTLETWLDADGSTRTCADRLGCHRNTVTNRLHRIERLTGHRVDRPRDVVELALALARARSGPLPPAAATTGP is encoded by the coding sequence ATGCCGTCCGCACCGACCGTCCTGCCCCGCCCCGACCGGGCAGCTCCCGTCCCGGCGGGACGCCCCGCCGCACCCGCCCTGCCCGGGCCGGTCCGCCGGCCGGGGCACCCCGACCGCTCCCGGCACCAGCTCGTCGGGCACCTGCTCGACGGGACCTGCCGCACCGGGGACGTACCGTGGATCGCCGCGCGGCTCGGCCTGCCCGTCCACGGGAGGTACACCGTGGTCGCCCTCGCCGGCGGCTCGGCCGCCGCGAGGATCGCCGCCCGCACGCTCGTCGAGGGGCCCGCGCACTGGCACACGACCGCCTCGGGCGCCTACGGGATCGTCGGCGGCACCGCGCCCCTGCGTCCCGACCCGCTGCCCCCGGGCGTCCGGCTCGGCGTCGGGCTCGGCGCACGGGGGCTCGCCCGCGTGGCGCAGGACCGCCGCCGCGCCGACCTCGCCCTGGCGGTGGGGGGCGCCGGTGTCGTCCGCCTCGGCGAGCACCTGCCGGCGGCGCTCGTCGCCGGCGACCACGAGCTCGGCACCCTGCTGGCCCTGCGCGTCCTCGGCCCCGTCCTCGCCACGGGCGACGAGGCGGAGGTCCTCCTGCGCACGCTGGAGACCTGGCTGGACGCCGACGGGTCCACCCGGACCTGCGCCGACCGGCTCGGCTGCCATCGCAACACGGTCACCAACCGGCTGCACCGGATCGAACGGCTCACCGGGCACCGCGTCGACCGCCCGCGCGACGTCGTCGAGCTCGCGCTCGCGCTCGCCCGGGCCCGCTCGGGACCGCTGCCGCCGGCGGCCGCCACCACCGGACCCTGA